The Aureispira anguillae genome contains a region encoding:
- a CDS encoding xanthine dehydrogenase molybdopterin binding subunit, which produces MKNIDSYTHTRGESIYVDDLPILGGTLFAAIFDAPLAHGKITKLDLTKAKAIAGVKHIITHKDIPGENQIGGIFPDEPALSDGDIHFRGQPIALVLATSKKIAHEAIKAIVMEASELPVIVDPREAAEKGELIGPVRTFKIGEVDKAWEQCAHIVEGRADCNGQEHLYIEGQGAYAFPVENDCIRVVSSTQGPTQVQRGIARVLGLAMHKIEVDVRRLGGGFGGKEDQATPFAVLAALGAFLSKKPVKLILDREEDLRMTGKRHPYTSDFKIGLDEQLKIIAYEADFYQNAGAAADLSPAVLERTLFHATNAYFVPNARLTARSCRTNLPPNTAFRGFGGPQGKFVMEAAITLAAEQIGVDRALIQKANLLQDGDEFSYGQIVENCEALKTWEQAAADFDLQGMRDRVTAFNAQHTTLKKGLAVMPICFGISFTNTPMNHARALVHVYQDGSVGVSTGAVEMGQGVNTKMLQIVAQTFAIAPERIKIETTNTTRVANTSPTAASAGADLNGKALQIACSAILLRLKTFVQQQFKLEQLETISLHDEWVYIDGQKTDWSWQQLVTNAFVARIQLSEKGHYATPRVKFDKTTEKGHPFAYHVYGTAITEVTVDCIRGIYEFDRVDIVHDFGQSMNKMIDKGQIEGGLVQGMGWVTMEELSYNQEGRLLSSALSTYKVPDVFSVPKVINVKFLETNHSNLAILKSKAVGEPPLMYGIGAHFAITDAIKAFNPNAKGLLSTPMTHERVLMALYDSFEQ; this is translated from the coding sequence ATGAAAAATATAGATTCTTATACACATACTCGTGGCGAATCCATTTATGTGGATGATTTGCCAATTTTAGGGGGGACATTGTTCGCCGCAATTTTTGATGCTCCATTGGCACATGGAAAAATTACAAAATTAGATTTAACCAAAGCTAAAGCAATAGCTGGAGTAAAACATATTATTACGCATAAGGATATTCCTGGAGAAAATCAAATTGGAGGAATTTTCCCTGATGAACCTGCTTTGTCTGACGGGGACATACATTTTAGAGGACAACCGATTGCTTTGGTCTTGGCGACTTCTAAAAAAATAGCGCATGAAGCCATAAAGGCAATTGTGATGGAAGCCTCGGAATTACCTGTTATTGTAGATCCTAGGGAGGCAGCAGAAAAGGGGGAACTTATTGGCCCTGTTAGAACCTTCAAAATTGGTGAAGTAGATAAGGCTTGGGAGCAATGTGCTCATATTGTGGAAGGAAGAGCGGATTGCAATGGTCAAGAACATTTATATATAGAGGGACAGGGGGCGTATGCTTTTCCTGTTGAAAATGATTGCATCAGGGTGGTTTCTTCTACGCAAGGACCAACACAGGTTCAACGGGGAATTGCTAGGGTTTTGGGCTTGGCGATGCACAAAATAGAAGTAGATGTTCGGCGTTTAGGTGGTGGATTTGGAGGAAAGGAAGATCAAGCAACTCCCTTTGCGGTTTTGGCTGCTTTGGGGGCGTTTTTGAGCAAAAAGCCCGTTAAATTGATATTGGATAGGGAAGAAGATCTGCGCATGACAGGCAAACGACACCCCTATACTTCTGATTTTAAAATTGGTTTGGACGAGCAACTTAAAATTATTGCTTATGAAGCCGATTTTTATCAAAATGCAGGAGCTGCAGCAGATTTGTCGCCTGCGGTATTGGAGCGCACCTTGTTTCATGCTACCAATGCTTATTTTGTACCCAATGCTCGGTTGACAGCTAGAAGCTGTCGAACTAATTTGCCTCCCAATACTGCTTTTCGAGGTTTTGGAGGCCCCCAAGGAAAATTTGTTATGGAAGCGGCAATTACACTAGCTGCGGAGCAAATAGGAGTAGATAGAGCCCTGATTCAAAAGGCAAATTTATTACAAGATGGAGATGAATTTTCCTATGGGCAAATTGTAGAAAATTGTGAGGCACTAAAAACATGGGAACAAGCAGCCGCTGATTTTGATCTTCAGGGAATGCGTGACCGTGTTACGGCTTTTAATGCTCAACATACAACGCTCAAAAAAGGACTGGCTGTTATGCCAATTTGTTTTGGTATTTCCTTTACCAATACCCCTATGAATCATGCTCGTGCTTTGGTTCATGTTTATCAAGATGGAAGTGTTGGAGTAAGTACTGGAGCGGTGGAAATGGGACAGGGCGTAAATACTAAAATGCTTCAGATTGTAGCGCAAACTTTTGCCATAGCACCTGAAAGAATAAAAATTGAAACTACGAATACCACTCGTGTTGCCAATACATCACCTACAGCAGCAAGTGCAGGGGCAGATTTAAATGGTAAGGCACTCCAAATTGCTTGTTCTGCTATTTTGTTGCGATTAAAAACTTTTGTTCAACAGCAATTTAAGTTAGAACAGCTTGAAACGATCAGCCTTCACGATGAATGGGTCTATATTGATGGTCAAAAGACAGATTGGTCTTGGCAACAATTGGTGACCAATGCCTTTGTCGCTCGTATACAGTTGTCAGAGAAGGGACATTATGCAACGCCTAGAGTTAAGTTTGACAAAACAACAGAAAAGGGACATCCTTTTGCTTATCATGTTTACGGTACTGCAATTACAGAAGTAACGGTAGATTGTATTCGAGGAATTTATGAATTTGATCGAGTGGATATTGTACATGATTTTGGGCAGAGCATGAATAAAATGATCGATAAAGGACAAATAGAAGGTGGTTTGGTTCAAGGGATGGGTTGGGTGACCATGGAAGAATTGAGCTACAATCAAGAGGGGCGTTTATTGTCTTCTGCTTTATCTACTTACAAGGTGCCAGATGTATTTTCAGTTCCTAAAGTAATTAATGTTAAATTTTTAGAAACCAACCATTCTAATTTGGCAATTCTAAAATCAAAAGCAGTTGGAGAACCACCTTTAATGTACGGAATTGGGGCGCATTTTGCCATTACGGATGCCATTAAGGCGTTTAACCCCAATGCAAAAGGATTATTAAGTACACCCATGACACATGAACGGGTCTTGATGGCTTTGTATGATTCCTTTGAACAATAG
- the hisH gene encoding imidazole glycerol phosphate synthase subunit HisH, with protein sequence MKIAIIDYKAGNTRSVQFALERLGVSAVLTKDPTLLAAADKVIFPGVGEARSAMTYLKKEGLDLAIKNLVQPVLGICLGMQLLCAFSEEGNVEGLNIFPARVKRFIPHPNLKVPHIGWNTLTCNSVPLLAGIPMDSYAYFVHSYYVELGAYTIATCSYGGNFSAALQKDNFYATQFHPEKSNQIGMQILKNFLAL encoded by the coding sequence ATGAAAATAGCAATTATAGATTACAAGGCAGGGAACACCCGTTCAGTGCAGTTTGCGCTAGAGCGACTAGGCGTATCAGCAGTGTTAACCAAAGACCCAACGTTATTGGCTGCTGCCGATAAGGTAATTTTTCCAGGAGTGGGCGAGGCTCGCTCTGCCATGACTTATCTAAAAAAAGAAGGTTTGGATCTTGCCATAAAAAATCTTGTACAACCCGTATTGGGAATTTGTTTAGGAATGCAACTGCTGTGCGCTTTTTCAGAAGAAGGCAATGTAGAGGGATTGAATATTTTTCCTGCAAGGGTCAAGCGATTCATTCCCCATCCCAATTTAAAGGTTCCCCATATAGGATGGAATACGCTTACCTGCAATTCGGTACCTTTATTAGCAGGGATACCAATGGATAGTTACGCTTACTTTGTTCATAGTTATTATGTAGAATTGGGAGCTTATACCATTGCTACTTGTTCTTATGGAGGGAATTTTAGTGCAGCATTACAAAAGGATAACTTTTATGCAACACAATTTCACCCTGAAAAATCGAATCAGATTGGAATGCAAATTTTAAAAAACTTCTTAGCCTTATAA
- the hisF gene encoding imidazole glycerol phosphate synthase subunit HisF — protein MLTKRIIPCLDIKEGRTVKGVNFVGLKDAGDPIELAQLYTKMGADELVFLDITASHEKRKTWIELVEKIARCLSIPFTVGGGISTVEDVARLLRAGADKIAINSAAVRQPQLIRELASKFGSQCVVVAIDAKLENGEWMVYTSGGRIKSEWRLLEWAKKAAELGAGEILFTSMDHDGTKDGFANSILALMSKQLSIPIIASGGAGKKSHFKDVFELGQADAALAASVFHFKEIAIPALKNYLDKNNILVRL, from the coding sequence ATGTTAACCAAACGAATTATTCCTTGCTTGGATATAAAAGAGGGGAGAACAGTAAAGGGGGTGAATTTTGTTGGGCTCAAAGATGCGGGAGACCCTATTGAATTGGCTCAATTATATACTAAGATGGGGGCAGACGAACTGGTGTTTTTGGATATTACTGCTAGTCATGAAAAGCGAAAAACATGGATTGAGCTGGTTGAAAAAATTGCTCGATGCCTTTCAATTCCTTTTACAGTAGGAGGGGGAATTTCTACGGTAGAAGATGTCGCTAGGCTCTTAAGGGCAGGAGCCGATAAAATTGCCATCAATTCAGCTGCGGTACGCCAACCTCAATTGATAAGAGAACTGGCTAGTAAATTTGGAAGTCAGTGTGTAGTGGTGGCGATAGATGCAAAGTTGGAAAATGGTGAGTGGATGGTTTATACAAGTGGTGGGCGTATAAAAAGTGAATGGAGATTGCTAGAATGGGCAAAGAAGGCAGCGGAACTAGGGGCTGGAGAGATTTTGTTTACATCAATGGACCATGATGGTACCAAGGATGGTTTTGCGAATTCAATATTAGCCCTAATGTCCAAGCAATTGTCAATCCCAATCATTGCATCTGGAGGAGCAGGAAAAAAATCTCATTTTAAGGATGTTTTTGAATTGGGACAAGCCGACGCAGCTTTGGCGGCAAGCGTTTTTCATTTCAAAGAAATTGCTATCCCAGCTTTAAAAAACTATTTAGATAAGAATAATATATTAGTAAGATTATGA
- a CDS encoding terpene synthase family protein: protein MKERNQKSPSSQGNSKANHLEVSKNLQHYPKVTFPISPFHSQQLTISTLKLDHHPAINDILSATSRLSKEFGIQLEQSYASHTSMTAFLYPKSGKYRIVIVNILYDLLYYIDDLFGEDISTANNEEKPSLSEIMNIWKTGKINPEYYNNLTNQKIKNVCDAMQWVRTKLFQSCEPAFFKKISKLLFEHLRDQLKPNAYQNIEEYIHLRRNFSGMYVAIYLIEYCYSRYLTPEILEKVPSLQKAIDLCADIGGLSNDIFSYPKESHSKFNLVNSFSVLNDSISLGQAIQKSIDLVNNCHADFNAAIKQIHTEIVGLEIDQKATVLHFADGLKSILSATYHWQLVTQRYRHDNHILEDLKYQSDYTFDIDIKDAS from the coding sequence ATGAAAGAAAGAAATCAAAAAAGTCCCAGTTCCCAAGGAAACTCAAAAGCAAACCATTTGGAAGTATCTAAAAATTTGCAGCATTATCCTAAGGTAACATTCCCCATTAGTCCTTTTCATTCCCAACAGTTAACGATTTCAACATTAAAGTTAGATCATCATCCAGCAATTAATGATATTTTATCGGCAACCTCTAGGTTGTCAAAAGAATTTGGAATTCAGTTAGAGCAATCGTATGCCTCACATACTAGTATGACGGCATTCTTGTATCCCAAATCTGGTAAATACAGAATAGTAATTGTAAATATTTTATACGACTTACTTTACTATATTGATGATCTATTCGGAGAAGACATAAGTACTGCCAATAATGAAGAAAAGCCTTCATTATCTGAAATAATGAACATCTGGAAAACAGGAAAAATTAATCCAGAGTATTATAACAACTTGACCAATCAAAAGATCAAGAATGTTTGTGATGCGATGCAATGGGTCAGAACTAAATTATTCCAAAGTTGTGAACCTGCCTTTTTCAAGAAAATATCTAAGTTGTTGTTTGAACATCTAAGAGATCAATTGAAACCGAATGCATACCAAAATATTGAAGAATATATTCACTTGAGAAGAAACTTTTCAGGCATGTATGTTGCAATCTATCTTATAGAATATTGCTACAGCAGGTATTTGACGCCTGAAATTTTAGAAAAAGTACCTAGTTTACAGAAAGCTATTGATTTGTGTGCTGATATTGGAGGATTATCTAATGATATTTTCTCTTATCCTAAAGAAAGTCACAGCAAATTTAACTTAGTCAACAGTTTTAGCGTTTTGAATGATTCCATTTCATTGGGGCAAGCTATCCAAAAATCAATTGATTTGGTTAACAATTGCCACGCTGATTTTAATGCTGCAATCAAACAAATACATACTGAAATAGTTGGGTTAGAAATAGATCAGAAAGCAACTGTCTTGCATTTTGCTGACGGATTAAAATCTATTTTATCCGCAACTTACCACTGGCAGTTGGTTACTCAACGCTATAGACATGACAACCACATATTAGAAGATCTTAAGTATCAGTCTGATTATACCTTTGATATTGATATCAAAGATGCTAGCTAA
- the hisC gene encoding histidinol-phosphate transaminase — protein sequence MNRTKTIEALVNPHIISLQAYSSARSEFKGSARIFLDANENALSSPYNRYPDPLQGNLKKAIATYLKLDAAQIFLGNGSDEAIDLLLRIFCISGQDAIITLPPTYGMYEVSATINRVKNITIPLQENFQPDVEAILAAQNEQTKILFICSPNNPTGNDISLVKIEQLIKEFDGIVVVDEAYIHFSAQESCLKWLDTYPNLVILQTFSKAWGMAGIRLGMAIASPTIVALFNKVKPPYNINQLTQSFALERLQNANDLYQTIRTILSERTVLKNALIQLPFVVHVYPSAANFLLVKVKQADALYRYLVEKGIVVRNRNAVVLCDNCLRITIGSAAENKQLLFNLSNYKKNKNA from the coding sequence ATGAATAGAACAAAAACAATAGAAGCGCTCGTTAATCCGCACATAATTAGCCTACAAGCTTATTCTTCTGCCCGATCAGAATTTAAGGGAAGCGCAAGAATTTTTTTGGATGCCAATGAAAATGCGCTTTCAAGCCCTTACAATCGCTATCCAGATCCCTTACAAGGGAACTTAAAAAAGGCTATAGCGACTTATTTAAAACTTGATGCAGCACAAATTTTTTTAGGGAATGGTAGCGATGAAGCTATTGATTTGTTATTGCGTATTTTTTGCATATCAGGACAGGATGCTATTATTACGTTGCCCCCTACTTATGGCATGTATGAGGTTTCAGCAACTATTAATCGGGTGAAAAATATAACAATTCCATTACAAGAAAATTTTCAACCTGATGTAGAGGCAATTTTGGCAGCACAGAACGAACAAACCAAGATTTTGTTTATTTGTAGTCCCAATAATCCTACAGGCAATGACATTTCATTGGTTAAAATCGAGCAATTGATCAAAGAATTTGATGGAATTGTGGTAGTGGATGAAGCCTATATTCATTTTTCTGCTCAGGAAAGCTGCCTAAAATGGCTAGATACTTACCCTAATCTAGTGATTCTGCAAACGTTTTCTAAGGCTTGGGGAATGGCGGGGATTCGCTTGGGAATGGCAATCGCCAGCCCTACAATTGTTGCTCTTTTTAACAAGGTAAAACCTCCTTACAATATTAATCAATTGACCCAATCGTTTGCCTTAGAACGCCTACAGAATGCTAACGATTTGTATCAAACCATTCGAACCATTCTATCAGAACGAACAGTGTTAAAAAATGCATTAATCCAGTTGCCTTTTGTGGTGCATGTATACCCTTCTGCTGCAAATTTTTTATTGGTAAAAGTAAAACAAGCGGATGCACTTTATCGCTATTTAGTGGAAAAGGGGATTGTTGTGCGGAATAGAAACGCAGTGGTTTTATGTGACAATTGCTTGCGAATAACCATTGGTTCGGCTGCTGAGAATAAGCAATTGCTTTTTAATCTATCAAACTATAAAAAAAATAAAAATGCCTAA
- a CDS encoding FAD binding domain-containing protein, whose product MMKFVLNQELIETDLPSGMILADFIRYQQCLTGTKLGCREGDCGACTVLIGTLKNDKVIYESVTSCLMPLGNVEGRHIVTIEGVNIEGLNVVQQAMADEGGTQCGFCTPGFIMSLCGLALSEGKITKDQAILAIAGNICRCTGYKSIERAAEYVVQQLVAKNHKDKLGWLVEHRFLPNYFLEIAKKLKDSSPITKPDAIPASAIWVGGGTDLYVQRPQKMFSEDIVHAYNRNDLKGIWKASGYCHIGASTATEALKQSEIIQSLSPNTDHFFNLISSLQIRNMATIAGNLVNASPIGDLAVFLLALNANIVLNANGALRELPLEQFFKGYKTLDLKADEFVQEVNFELPRSTHYFNFEKVCKRTYLDIASVNSAIRIECNTRGEVIKAGISAGGVAPVPKYLAKTAQFFIGKTISKSVLDESLEIAQKEISPIADVRGSVAYKRLLLRQLMIAHYRSFFPTLFD is encoded by the coding sequence ATGATGAAATTTGTTTTGAATCAGGAACTTATAGAGACAGATTTGCCCTCAGGGATGATCTTGGCGGATTTTATACGGTATCAACAATGTCTTACAGGGACTAAGCTGGGATGTAGAGAAGGGGATTGTGGTGCTTGCACTGTCTTGATTGGGACCTTAAAAAATGATAAAGTAATCTATGAATCAGTAACTTCCTGTCTTATGCCCTTAGGAAATGTAGAAGGTCGGCATATTGTTACCATAGAGGGAGTCAATATTGAAGGGCTAAATGTGGTGCAGCAAGCTATGGCAGACGAAGGAGGAACACAATGTGGTTTTTGTACACCAGGCTTTATTATGTCTCTTTGTGGACTGGCGTTGTCTGAAGGAAAAATAACAAAGGATCAAGCAATATTGGCTATTGCTGGCAACATTTGCCGTTGTACGGGATACAAATCAATCGAAAGAGCCGCAGAATATGTTGTTCAACAGTTGGTTGCAAAAAATCATAAAGATAAATTAGGTTGGTTGGTCGAACATCGGTTCTTACCCAATTATTTTTTAGAAATAGCAAAAAAGTTAAAAGATTCTAGTCCTATAACCAAGCCTGATGCAATTCCTGCGTCAGCGATTTGGGTAGGAGGAGGAACAGATTTGTATGTTCAACGCCCCCAAAAAATGTTTTCAGAAGACATTGTTCATGCTTACAACAGAAATGACTTAAAGGGAATCTGGAAGGCGAGCGGCTATTGCCATATTGGCGCTTCAACCGCTACCGAAGCACTCAAACAATCTGAGATAATTCAATCCTTAAGCCCTAATACAGATCATTTTTTTAATTTGATCTCATCCCTTCAAATTCGCAATATGGCGACAATTGCAGGCAATTTGGTTAATGCGTCTCCTATTGGTGATTTAGCGGTTTTTCTTTTGGCTTTAAATGCTAATATTGTTTTGAATGCCAATGGTGCCCTACGTGAATTGCCGCTAGAGCAGTTTTTTAAGGGGTACAAAACCCTAGATTTAAAAGCAGATGAATTTGTGCAAGAAGTAAATTTTGAATTGCCACGATCAACTCATTATTTTAATTTTGAAAAAGTTTGTAAACGAACTTATCTGGATATTGCTTCTGTTAATTCTGCTATACGCATAGAATGCAATACTAGAGGAGAAGTCATCAAAGCTGGAATTTCTGCTGGTGGGGTGGCTCCTGTACCAAAATACCTTGCCAAAACAGCCCAATTTTTTATTGGAAAAACAATTAGTAAATCAGTATTAGACGAATCTTTGGAAATTGCCCAAAAAGAAATAAGCCCCATTGCAGATGTTAGGGGCTCTGTAGCTTACAAACGTCTATTGTTACGTCAATTGATGATCGCACATTATAGAAGCTTTTTTCCTACCTTATTTGATTAA
- a CDS encoding DinB family protein — protein sequence MIPLNNRTLIFTMKKNGMLVALMDEYQKAALEYKEILSGLSLPQFVEVVDKETKDVDCRSIQSLTFHIVQSGYTYANYIQSIRSDKWLEYDQKIEDPEEGMVEIDAMLDYTELVFKDIYYKSNEAIEVWKFETRWGVTYDFEQLMEHAIVHILRHRRQVVNFLRQQLNR from the coding sequence ATGATTCCTTTGAACAATAGAACCTTAATTTTTACGATGAAAAAAAATGGAATGTTGGTAGCGCTAATGGATGAATATCAGAAAGCGGCGCTTGAATACAAAGAAATATTAAGTGGTTTGTCGCTGCCTCAGTTTGTTGAGGTGGTAGACAAAGAAACAAAGGATGTGGATTGTCGGTCAATACAAAGTCTTACCTTCCATATCGTGCAGTCGGGGTATACCTATGCGAATTACATTCAGTCTATTCGTTCTGACAAATGGTTGGAATACGACCAAAAAATAGAAGATCCTGAAGAGGGAATGGTAGAAATTGATGCGATGTTGGACTATACCGAGCTAGTTTTTAAGGATATTTATTATAAGTCTAATGAAGCAATCGAAGTGTGGAAATTTGAAACAAGATGGGGGGTGACTTATGATTTTGAACAATTGATGGAACATGCTATTGTTCATATTTTAAGACATAGACGGCAGGTTGTGAATTTTTTGAGGCAGCAGCTTAATCGCTAG
- the hisIE gene encoding bifunctional phosphoribosyl-AMP cyclohydrolase/phosphoribosyl-ATP diphosphatase HisIE → MSIALDYKKMGGLVPAIIQDERTQNVLMLGYMNEEALAQTLETGLVTFYSRSKQRLWVKGETSGNYLELVKWQKDCDHDALLIRVNPKGNTCHKGTGTCFGTANNSKFDLNYLATIINDRKNNAHSESYTAQLLEKGINKVAQKVGEEAVELIIEAKDDNKKLFLGEAADLLYHYLVLLAAKDYSLDEVLAVLEQRHQ, encoded by the coding sequence ATGAGTATAGCACTAGATTATAAAAAAATGGGAGGGTTAGTTCCTGCTATTATACAAGATGAAAGAACCCAAAATGTGTTAATGTTGGGGTATATGAACGAAGAGGCGCTTGCACAAACCTTAGAGACTGGCTTGGTTACATTTTATAGCCGATCTAAGCAGCGTTTGTGGGTAAAAGGCGAAACTTCTGGCAATTATTTAGAATTGGTCAAATGGCAAAAGGATTGTGATCATGATGCGTTGTTAATAAGGGTAAACCCCAAAGGAAATACTTGCCATAAGGGGACAGGAACTTGCTTTGGTACAGCAAACAATTCTAAATTTGATTTAAATTATTTAGCAACCATTATTAATGACCGAAAAAATAATGCGCACTCCGAATCTTATACGGCGCAATTGTTGGAAAAGGGAATAAATAAGGTGGCTCAGAAAGTTGGAGAGGAAGCAGTTGAGCTAATCATTGAAGCCAAAGACGATAATAAGAAATTGTTTTTGGGAGAAGCTGCCGATTTGCTGTATCACTATTTGGTTCTTTTGGCAGCTAAAGATTATAGTTTGGATGAGGTGCTGGCGGTATTAGAACAGCGGCACCAATAA
- the hisB gene encoding bifunctional histidinol-phosphatase/imidazoleglycerol-phosphate dehydratase HisB: protein MPKKVLFLDRDGTLVIEPPIDYQLDSLEKLVYYPRVFQYLSKIAQELEYELVMITNQDGLGTSAFPEETFWPAHHKIIQAFEQEGVAFDEVYIDRSFPEENAPTRKPRTGLLTKYIEGDYDLANSYVIGDRLTDMELAKNLGAQGIWINSDPKQEACAMQTKELMSTIALATKDWAAIYQLLKLPPRITEIERNTKETKIKIRLNLDGTAKANINTGIPFFDHMLDQLARHSGIDLEVLTQGDLEVDEHHTIEDTAIALGAAFRQALGNKKGIERYGFCLPMDDCLAQVALDFGGRNWMVWEAEFKREMIGKMPTEMFFHFFKSFSDAALCNLNIQAKGKNEHHKIEAIFKAWAKSIKQAIKRDPKHQLLPSTKGLL from the coding sequence ATGCCTAAAAAAGTATTGTTTTTAGATCGAGATGGAACCTTGGTTATAGAACCTCCTATTGATTATCAACTGGATAGTTTGGAGAAGTTGGTTTATTATCCTAGGGTATTTCAATATTTATCAAAAATAGCTCAAGAACTAGAGTATGAATTGGTTATGATTACCAATCAGGATGGATTAGGAACGAGTGCTTTTCCTGAAGAAACGTTTTGGCCTGCTCACCATAAAATTATACAGGCGTTTGAACAGGAGGGAGTTGCGTTTGATGAAGTATATATAGATCGTTCTTTTCCTGAGGAAAATGCACCTACTCGAAAGCCAAGGACGGGCTTATTAACAAAATACATAGAGGGGGATTATGATCTGGCTAATTCTTATGTAATTGGCGATCGACTTACGGATATGGAATTGGCAAAAAATTTAGGGGCGCAAGGGATTTGGATCAATTCTGATCCAAAACAGGAAGCCTGTGCAATGCAAACCAAAGAATTGATGTCAACGATAGCTCTAGCGACTAAGGATTGGGCAGCTATTTATCAGTTGTTAAAGTTGCCGCCTAGAATTACTGAAATCGAGCGAAATACCAAAGAGACAAAGATTAAAATTCGATTGAATTTGGATGGAACAGCCAAGGCAAATATTAATACAGGAATTCCTTTTTTTGACCATATGCTAGATCAGTTAGCCCGCCATTCAGGTATTGATTTGGAGGTGTTGACCCAAGGAGATTTGGAGGTAGATGAGCACCATACCATTGAAGATACAGCTATTGCTTTGGGGGCTGCCTTTCGTCAAGCCCTAGGGAACAAAAAAGGAATAGAGCGCTATGGGTTTTGTTTGCCAATGGACGATTGTTTGGCACAAGTTGCCTTGGATTTTGGGGGGCGAAATTGGATGGTTTGGGAGGCTGAATTTAAACGTGAAATGATTGGAAAAATGCCAACAGAAATGTTCTTTCATTTTTTTAAGTCTTTTTCAGATGCTGCTTTGTGCAATTTAAATATTCAAGCCAAGGGCAAAAATGAACATCATAAGATTGAAGCGATTTTTAAAGCTTGGGCTAAGAGTATCAAACAGGCAATCAAACGAGACCCTAAGCATCAATTATTGCCTTCTACTAAAGGACTGTTATAA
- the hisA gene encoding 1-(5-phosphoribosyl)-5-[(5-phosphoribosylamino)methylideneamino]imidazole-4-carboxamide isomerase gives MKIIPAIDIIDGQCVRLTQGNYTQKKIYSSKPLEVAQSFEDAGLEQLHLVDLDGAKAKYIVNYDVLESIAQGTNLRIDFGGGVKSIKDLEIAFNSGANQVTAGSIAVANAPLVYEWIATYGSSKIILGADVKGLQIAVNGWKEVSEIELFPFLENYLERGIESCICTDIAKDGLLQGASIALYKSILNEFPNLKLMASGGVSSIDEIKKLDEIGCHGVVIGKAFYEGKIKLKEVEKFIVSC, from the coding sequence ATCAAGATAATACCAGCAATTGACATTATAGACGGGCAATGCGTTCGTCTAACGCAGGGAAATTATACACAGAAGAAAATTTATAGTAGCAAACCGCTAGAGGTGGCTCAATCGTTTGAAGATGCTGGCTTAGAGCAGTTGCATTTGGTAGATTTGGATGGAGCCAAAGCTAAGTATATTGTTAATTATGACGTGTTGGAAAGCATTGCGCAAGGAACCAATTTAAGGATTGATTTTGGAGGAGGAGTAAAATCGATTAAAGATCTTGAAATAGCATTTAACTCAGGGGCAAACCAAGTTACGGCTGGGAGTATCGCTGTAGCCAATGCCCCCTTAGTTTATGAATGGATCGCAACGTATGGCAGTTCTAAAATTATACTAGGAGCAGATGTCAAAGGTTTGCAAATTGCTGTTAACGGTTGGAAAGAGGTCAGTGAAATTGAATTGTTTCCTTTCTTGGAGAATTATTTAGAGCGAGGGATTGAATCTTGTATTTGCACCGATATTGCCAAAGATGGCCTCTTACAAGGAGCTTCTATAGCACTTTATAAATCTATTTTGAACGAATTCCCCAACTTAAAGTTGATGGCTAGTGGTGGGGTATCTTCTATTGATGAGATAAAAAAATTGGATGAAATAGGTTGTCATGGAGTTGTTATTGGCAAAGCATTCTATGAAGGAAAAATTAAATTAAAAGAAGTTGAAAAATTCATTGTATCATGTTAA